From the genome of Ziziphus jujuba cultivar Dongzao chromosome 6, ASM3175591v1, one region includes:
- the LOC125418868 gene encoding RING-H2 finger protein ATL28-like, producing MDQQHHAHPQRKIFLPDPSYIGFWFGVTVFISFVVFFAIFLLCLWIFHKRTSRRSRNYRRVSEVELPTIRSAPPARGGVDPGVRAGIPQIRYASDTVLPYEEYTCACCICQFVEGESVSMIPNCRHTFHSHCIDSHMARATTSTTTAATTDDVVDV from the coding sequence ATGGATCAACAACATCATGCTCATCCCCAGAGAAAAATATTTCTTCCTGACCCATCGTACATTGGCTTCTGGTTTGGAGTAACTGTGTTCATTTCTTTCGTTGTGTTTTTCGCCATTTTCCTACTCTGCTTGTGGATCTTTCACAAAAGAACAAGCAGGAGATCAAGAAACTACCGAAGAGTAAGTGAGGTAGAGCTACCCACTATCAGATCGGCACCACCAGCAAGAGGAGGAGTGGATCCCGGTGTGCGTGCCGGGATTCCTCAGATCAGATATGCTTCGGATACCGTGCTTCCGTACGAGGAGTATACATGTGCGTGCTGCATCTGCCAGTTTGTGGAAGGAGAATCCGTGTCTATGATTCCTAATTGTAGACACACTTTTCATTCCCACTGCATCGATTCACATATGGCACGTGCCACCACCTCTACTACCACTGCTGCTACTACTGATGATGTTGTTGACGTTTGA